The following are from one region of the Thiocapsa rosea genome:
- a CDS encoding PP2C family protein-serine/threonine phosphatase, producing the protein MTALTLEYAWRTDRGRVRAGNEDAVSVDPVLGFLIVADGIGGARAGEVASALAAEVIAKRFREDMADRLHPDTAKAFVETAIQDANVAIWTLSKAEPDLSGMGTTVVVGAVGDDWLAFGYVGDSRLYRLREGRLEPLSRDHSFIQEVVDQGFFSTREDARRYGIGANILTRALGSSPKVKVSGGVADLARGDIFLFCTDGLTGMVPEDWLCQVLTASFGNDLEPAAEALVRLANERGGTDNITLALLRVGGPSTEPR; encoded by the coding sequence GTGACGGCTCTTACCCTTGAATATGCCTGGCGCACCGACCGCGGCCGCGTGCGTGCGGGCAACGAGGATGCCGTGTCCGTCGACCCCGTCCTCGGCTTCCTGATCGTGGCGGACGGCATCGGCGGCGCCCGGGCGGGCGAGGTCGCAAGCGCACTGGCGGCGGAGGTCATCGCCAAACGTTTCAGAGAGGACATGGCCGATCGCCTCCATCCCGACACGGCGAAGGCATTTGTCGAGACGGCGATCCAGGACGCCAATGTCGCCATTTGGACACTGAGCAAAGCCGAGCCGGATCTCTCGGGGATGGGCACAACCGTGGTGGTCGGAGCCGTCGGAGACGATTGGCTGGCCTTCGGCTACGTGGGTGATTCGCGACTGTATCGTTTGCGCGAGGGGCGATTGGAGCCGCTTTCGCGGGACCATTCCTTTATTCAGGAGGTCGTCGACCAGGGCTTTTTCAGCACGCGCGAAGACGCACGCCGCTACGGTATCGGAGCGAACATCCTGACTCGAGCACTCGGCTCGTCGCCGAAGGTCAAGGTCTCGGGCGGGGTTGCGGATCTCGCACGCGGCGACATCTTTCTCTTCTGCACCGACGGACTGACCGGCATGGTCCCGGAGGACTGGCTATGTCAGGTCCTCACGGCGAGCTTCGGGAACGATCTCGAACCCGCCGCCGAGGCGCTGGTGCGTCTGGCGAACGAGCGAGGCGGGACCGACAACATCACCTTGGCCCTGCTGCGGGTCGGCGGACCCTCGACCGAACCCCGCTAA